AAAGCGCCGGCCAGATCGCCACCAAGGTGGGCGGCGATCAATTGGGCCAGATGGATTTCAACCTGCAATGGCTGGCTGCCGTGGCGGTCAACCCGGGCGTGCTGCTGGCGATCGCCTGCTACATCGGCGCCTTTTTCGTGTGGATGCTGATCCTGCGGCGCAGCAGCCTGTCCCTGGCCTTCCCCCTCAGCTCGCTGGTGTTCGTGGTGGTCCTGCTCGGCTCCTGGCTGGGCCTGGGCGAACAGATCAGCCTGCTGCACTGGGTGGGGGTGTTCGTGATCATCGGCGGCATCGCCCTGCTGGCCGAGGGCGAGGAAGCCTAGGACAGAGAGGTCGCCTAATGCCCTGTAGCCGCTGCCGAGCCCCGGCGAGGCTGCGATCGGGTGGGCGGCATTCCGATGCAGCCCTGCCAACCTGGCGACGCGCTATGCCTGAAGGTTGGTGTGACCTGGCTTGGCGACCGCTGCGCGGTCGATCGCAGCCTCGCCTAGGCTCGGCAGCGGCTACAGGTACGCGGCGTCAGCGTTGCGGGTGTTTCAGCAAG
This portion of the Pseudomonas sp. MRSN 12121 genome encodes:
- a CDS encoding EamA family transporter; its protein translation is MTAQTHDWLHGRFGTLVLWALLIGFESAGQIATKVGGDQLGQMDFNLQWLAAVAVNPGVLLAIACYIGAFFVWMLILRRSSLSLAFPLSSLVFVVVLLGSWLGLGEQISLLHWVGVFVIIGGIALLAEGEEA